The Duganella sp. BuS-21 sequence ATCGCCGGAATCGGGCCGCCGCGCCGTGGCGCTGGACGTGCTGCCGGCCGGCCTGATCCGGTCGCTGGAAGTGAGCAAAACCCTGACGCCGGACCGCGACGCCAACTCGCTGGGCGGCACCGTGGAAGTTAAAACGCTGACCGGCTTCGACCTGCCGGGCAAGCTGCTGTCCGGCACCGTCGGCGCCAGCCGCGACCAGAACATCGGCAAGACCAGCCCCAGCGCCAGCGTGCTGTTCGCCGACCGTTTCATGGAAGGCAAGCTAGGCGTTGCCGGTGGCCTGAGCTTCGAGAAACGCGAATTCGGTTCGGACAACGCCGAAACCGGCGGCGCCTGGGACAACGGCAAGCTGGCCGGCCTGGAACTGCGCGACTACCTGCCGACGCGCGAACGCCGCGCCGCCGCGCTCAACCTGGACTACCACCCCGACAACGCCAGCAAATACTTCCTGCGCAGCTTCATCAGCGACTTCAGCGACGATGAAGTCCGCGACCGCCTGACCATCAGCAACATCAGCACCGGCGCCATCGCGCCCGGCGAAACGGCCAGCGCGCGCGGCGAGCGCCGCCTGCGCCAGCGCAAGTACACGCAGACCATCAAATCCGTGGTGCTGGGCACCGAACAGAAATGGGACCAGTGGAAGCTCGACCTGAACGGCGGCGCCAGCCGCTCCACCGACGACGCGCCGGAATCGATCAACGACGCCCGCTTCCGTGGCAGCAAGGACTTCGCCGGCGTCGGCTACGCCGGTACCCAGGTGCCGCGCCTGACCGGCCCGGAAGCGCTGTACAACGCCGCCAATTACAAGCTCAACTCCATCGCGCTCAAGCAAGCTTACGCCAAGGACAAGGAAGGCCACCTGCAATTCGACCTGGCCCGCAAGTTTGAATGGAGCGAAGGCAGCTCGACGCTGAAGTTCGGCGCCAAGACCAGTCGCCGCGAGAAAAACAACGACACCGAAGCCTGGTCCTACAGCAGCAAGCAAATCGGCAGCGCCAGCACCGCGATGACCGACTACGTCACCGGCGACCAGTTGGACTACCAGCTGGGCCGCATCGGCAACGCCATCAACCCGGCCGCGATCCGCACACTGGTGGCCGGCCTGAGCCGCGACAAAGCCCGTGTGCTGGCAGATTCCACCATCGACGACTTCCGCCTGAAGGAAGACATCGACGCCGGCTACGTGCAGAACAGCTTCGACCTCGACACCTGGCACGTGCTGGCCGGCGTGCGCGCCGAACGCACCCGCTTCGACGCTGCCGGTTCGCGCGTCGATGAGGAAGCGGAAACCATCAGTGCCGTCAAGCGCAACCGTTCCTACACCAACTGGCTGCCATCGCTGCAAACCCGCTACGACCTGGACGCCAAGACCAGCGTGCGCGCGGCCTGGACCCATTCGGTGGTGCGCGCCAACTTCGACCAACTGGCGCCGGGCATCAGCCAGGCCAGCGAAACCGAAGCCACCATAGGCAACCCGGACCTGGCGGCCTTGAAGTCGACCAACCTCGACCTCGGCATCGAACGCATCCTGGGCGATGATGGCGCGGTATCGGCCTACGTGTTCCACAAGGACATCAAGAACTTCACTTACACCACCAACCTGGCCGGTAGCGGCCAGTGGGCCGACTACACCTCGGCCATCACCTACGCCAACGGCGACAAGGCCAGCGTCAAGGGTATCGAGCTGTCCTACACCCAGGCGCTGCGCATGTTGCCGGCGCCGTTCAACAACCTGATTTTCGGCGCCAACGGCAGCCTCACCCGCTCGGACGCCAACGTGGCCCGCTACGACACCGACGCCAAGCGCATGCGCTCGCGCAGCATCAACCTGCCGGGCCAGTCGGACCGCGTCATGAATCTGATGCTGGGCTACGAACAAGGCCCGCTGAGCACCCGCGTGGCGCTCAACTACAAATCGTCCTACTTGCTGGAGATGGGCGACGACATTCTCGACGCCGGCCAGGACCGCATTGTCGATGCGCAGAAACAGGTCGATTTCTCGGCGTCCTACCAGTTGAGCAAACAGGTGCAGCTGAACTTCGAAGCGGCCAATCTGAACAACGAAAAATATTATGTTTACCTGGGCGGCAAGGCCTACAACGCGCAGTATGAACAGTACGGCCGCACCTATAAACTCAGCCTGAAAGTCAGCCTGTTCTAATGAAAATCTTCAACACGATCTTATTCGGCGCGCTGGTTTCCTGCGGCGTGCTGGCTCAGGCTGCCCAGCCCGGACTGGCCGCCAAGGCCAGCGAACTGGCCGCGCTGCCGGACGGCGGCTGGCTCAGCCTCGACAAGCAAGGCCTGCATCTGCTGGACGCCGGCGGCAAGGAGCGCGCCATGCTGAAAGTGCGGGCCAAGCATCTGGACCTGCGCCCGCAAGGCAACGGCGCACTGGCGGTGGTGATGGATGCCAATGCCGAGCATGTGCTGCCGGTGCAGGTGGACTTCCAGGCCGGCACGCTGACGGCGCTGCAGCCCTTCCCGGCGCCGCCGTTCGGCATCGAAGCGGTGTGCATGTACCGCGACGCGCAGCAGATCGACCACCTGTTCGTGGTCGGCAAAGATGGGCAGGCCGAGCAATGGCTGATGGCCGGCGAACAGCGCAAGCAGGTCCGCAAGCTGGCCCTGCCGCCCCACACCAAGCACTGCCGCGTCGATGATGGCGCCCAGCAGTTGCTGGTTGATGAAGGCCAGGTCGGCCTGTGGGCCTACAACGCCGAGGCCGAAGGCGTGCCCGAGCGCAAACTGCTGAAGCGCGGCAGCACGCTCAAGAAAGGCGAAGTCGTGCTGCTGCCGTGGAAGCCCGTAGCCGCGCCGGTCGCATCGGCCAAGGCCATCGTGCAGCCACGCGGTCAGACCGAACCGGTCGCCCGCACCGGCGATGCGGCCGACGATCCGGCCATCTGGCGCAATCCGGCGGATCCGGCCGGCGCGCGCATCCTCGGCACCAACAAGAAGCAAGGCCTGCTGGTCTACAACCTTGACGGCAAGCAACTGCAACTGCTGGAAGTCGGACGCCTGAACAACGTCGATGTGCGCCAGGACGTGACCGTAGGCGGCCGCAAGCTGGACGTGGCCGTCGCCACCCAGCGCGACGACAACAGCGTCATGCTGTTCACCATCGACGCCCAGGGCGTGGTCAAGGCGGCCGGCGCCTTCGCCACCGGGCTGGAGAACATCTACGGCATGTGCTTATACCGTCCGGCCGATGGTGGGCTGGAAGCCTTCATCAACGACAAGGACGGCAGCTTCCTGCAATACCGCGTGGAAGCCGAAGGCGGCGCCATGACCGGCAAGCTGCTGCGCCGTTTCAAGGTCGGTTCGCAACCGGAAGGCTGTGTGGTGGACGACCGCAACGAACGACTGTTCCTGGGCGAGGAAAAGCGCGGCGTGTGGACGGTATCGGCGCGTGGCGACGCCCCGGCCAAGCTCAGCATGGTGGTGCCGGTCGGCAAGCAACTGGTGGCCGATGTCGAAGGCATGGGCTTGTACCATGGCGACAAGGCGGACTACCTGGTGGTGTCCAGCCAGGGCGACAACAGCTATCTGGTGTTGGACGCCAAGGCGCCATATAAGGTGCGAGGCAGCTTCCGCGTGGGTTACAACGTGGAAGCCGGGATCGACGGCACTTCGGAGACGGATGGACTGGAAGTCAGCTCAGCCAACTTCGGGGGTGCATATGGCAAAGGCATGCTGGTCATCCAGGATGGTTACAAACGCCTGCCCGACGGCCCGCAGAACTTCAAGTATGTGGCGTGGGAAGACGTAGCGAAAGCGCTGAAGCTCGACTGACGGGGTTGACGTGGGTGGCCGGGTTAAAATCCAACAGCACCCGCGAAACCCGCACACCGCTGCGGCTCAGGGGCCGGCCTATAGGCCGGCGGGGCGAAGCCACTATCCCGGCCCCTGGGGTCACCCTTCCGTTCGGGGTACTTTTAAACTTAAGTGGCCACTGTCCAGGACGACTCATCCTTCATAACCACACTTCATCTAACTTGTTGCGGTCTTTTGCTGTTCACTGCACAATGTCGGGATGACAAACTCGACAATAATCCGTCAGGCAGTTTTGCTTGCCTGTGCATTGGCCGCCACCCCGGCCAGCGCACAGTCGTACAAGCCCGACTACTTCACCCAATTCCAGGCCGGCACGGCCATGGATATGGTGACCCGCCTCCCGGGTTTCGTGTTTGACGGCGGCAACCCCTCGCGCGGGGCTGCCGGCAATGTCCTGATTAACGGCAAGCGCCCCGCCTCCAAGACCGACGCCCTGTCCGACGTCCTCGGTCGCATACCGGTCGGCGCCGTGGAACGCATCGAAGTCATCAACGGCGGCGCCAATGGCATCGATATGCAAGGCTTCCCGACCGTCGCCAACCTGCTGCTGAAGGAAATGGATCTGGTCTCCGCCAGCACCACCGCCTCCACCATCATGATGCCGGACGGCACCCTGGAACCTTTGCTGGAGAGCAACTACAGCCTGAAACGTGGCGATAAAAGCATCAACATCGCGCTGGCCTGGCGGCGTTCGCCCGATACCGGCCAGGGCGAAGGCCACCGCACCACCGTGTACGGCAACGCCACCCCGACCGCCGACGTCGCGCTCGAAGGCGCAGGCATCTCTGAAAACAAGTCCGCCAAGCTCAATTACAGCCAGGCCCTGCTGGGCGGCCAGATAAACTATAACGCCGCCTACCATCCTTCGGCCTACCAGTCGCAGATGCGCATCGACGCCGGCACCCAGTCCTGGAACGGCAACGATAACGAAAACCGCACGCTTGAACAAGGCATCACTTACACGCGCGACCTGGCCAACGGCGCCAGCATGGATCTGAAAGCGCAGTATCGCAGCGGCGAGAACAATGCCGACTGGTCCGAAACCAAGGCCGGCAACACCGCCCACTCGCTCACCGCCAGCTCCGCCAGCGAACACATCCTCGCCGGCCAACTGAGCTGGCAAGCGATGGACGATGTGGTGATCCGCGGCGGCATCGAGCACGCCGTCAATACCAACGACAGTAGCAATACCTGGGTGGCCAACCCGCAGGCCGCGCCCTCGCCCGGCGTCAGCGCCTGGGTGCAGGAATCGCGCGTGGAAGGACAGCTGTCGTCCAATTGGCGCATCGACCAATCGCTCACCGCCGAAGCCGGTGTAAAAATCTCCCACGCCAGCCTGAGCACCAGCGCCGGCCAGGGCGATGGCACGGAAAACACCTATCCCAAGCCTCGGCTGCGGTTGTCCCTGTCGCCCTCGCCCGCTTTGCAACTGCGCCTGCGCATGGAGCGCGAAGTCAGCCAGTTGAACTTCGGCGACAACGCCGCCTATTTCGGCATGGCCGACAAGACCCTGCGCGCCGACCTGCCGGACCTGGTGCCGGCCAAGACCTGGC is a genomic window containing:
- a CDS encoding TonB-dependent receptor — its product is MKTTAHQNSTPRLSALTIGVLAMLAGYSPAQAQSSAPADAGNSAAALAASANSVIVAGQRSSMRNAIAAQEKADNIVSVISSDDIGGLPDKNAAEALARLPGVSVQRDQGEGRYVSVRGLGPDLNAVTINGALVPSPESGRRAVALDVLPAGLIRSLEVSKTLTPDRDANSLGGTVEVKTLTGFDLPGKLLSGTVGASRDQNIGKTSPSASVLFADRFMEGKLGVAGGLSFEKREFGSDNAETGGAWDNGKLAGLELRDYLPTRERRAAALNLDYHPDNASKYFLRSFISDFSDDEVRDRLTISNISTGAIAPGETASARGERRLRQRKYTQTIKSVVLGTEQKWDQWKLDLNGGASRSTDDAPESINDARFRGSKDFAGVGYAGTQVPRLTGPEALYNAANYKLNSIALKQAYAKDKEGHLQFDLARKFEWSEGSSTLKFGAKTSRREKNNDTEAWSYSSKQIGSASTAMTDYVTGDQLDYQLGRIGNAINPAAIRTLVAGLSRDKARVLADSTIDDFRLKEDIDAGYVQNSFDLDTWHVLAGVRAERTRFDAAGSRVDEEAETISAVKRNRSYTNWLPSLQTRYDLDAKTSVRAAWTHSVVRANFDQLAPGISQASETEATIGNPDLAALKSTNLDLGIERILGDDGAVSAYVFHKDIKNFTYTTNLAGSGQWADYTSAITYANGDKASVKGIELSYTQALRMLPAPFNNLIFGANGSLTRSDANVARYDTDAKRMRSRSINLPGQSDRVMNLMLGYEQGPLSTRVALNYKSSYLLEMGDDILDAGQDRIVDAQKQVDFSASYQLSKQVQLNFEAANLNNEKYYVYLGGKAYNAQYEQYGRTYKLSLKVSLF
- a CDS encoding phytase; amino-acid sequence: MKIFNTILFGALVSCGVLAQAAQPGLAAKASELAALPDGGWLSLDKQGLHLLDAGGKERAMLKVRAKHLDLRPQGNGALAVVMDANAEHVLPVQVDFQAGTLTALQPFPAPPFGIEAVCMYRDAQQIDHLFVVGKDGQAEQWLMAGEQRKQVRKLALPPHTKHCRVDDGAQQLLVDEGQVGLWAYNAEAEGVPERKLLKRGSTLKKGEVVLLPWKPVAAPVASAKAIVQPRGQTEPVARTGDAADDPAIWRNPADPAGARILGTNKKQGLLVYNLDGKQLQLLEVGRLNNVDVRQDVTVGGRKLDVAVATQRDDNSVMLFTIDAQGVVKAAGAFATGLENIYGMCLYRPADGGLEAFINDKDGSFLQYRVEAEGGAMTGKLLRRFKVGSQPEGCVVDDRNERLFLGEEKRGVWTVSARGDAPAKLSMVVPVGKQLVADVEGMGLYHGDKADYLVVSSQGDNSYLVLDAKAPYKVRGSFRVGYNVEAGIDGTSETDGLEVSSANFGGAYGKGMLVIQDGYKRLPDGPQNFKYVAWEDVAKALKLD